One window of the Clostridium sp. MB40-C1 genome contains the following:
- the metA gene encoding homoserine O-succinyltransferase has product MPIIIPKDLPATEILENENIFVMNHQRAIHQDIRPLRIAIVNLMPKKIETETQLLRLLGNIPLQVEVELIHTKSYEAKNVSEKHMLSFYKTIYDVKDKKFDGMIITGAPVEKMNYEDVDYWEELKEIMKFSITNVFSTLHICWGAQAGLYYHYNIPKHVLSEKMFGVFSHHINKKNVNLLRGFDDEFYVPHSRYTEVKKEDIEKVSELTILAESDEAGVYIIASKSGRQIFVTGHSEYDANTLKFEYDRDINLGEDIKIPKNYFKNDNPENEPVVKWRGHGNLLFSNWLNYYVYQETPYSYVE; this is encoded by the coding sequence ATGCCAATAATAATACCTAAGGATCTTCCAGCTACAGAAATTCTTGAAAATGAAAATATTTTTGTAATGAATCATCAAAGAGCTATTCACCAAGATATAAGACCTTTAAGGATAGCTATTGTCAATTTAATGCCTAAGAAAATAGAAACGGAAACTCAACTTTTAAGGTTACTTGGAAATATACCATTACAAGTGGAAGTAGAATTAATTCATACAAAAAGTTATGAAGCTAAGAATGTATCAGAGAAACATATGCTAAGTTTTTATAAAACCATATATGATGTAAAAGATAAAAAATTTGATGGAATGATAATAACTGGGGCACCAGTTGAAAAAATGAATTATGAAGATGTAGATTACTGGGAAGAACTAAAAGAAATAATGAAGTTTTCTATAACAAACGTATTCTCAACTCTCCATATTTGCTGGGGAGCTCAAGCAGGGTTATATTATCATTATAATATACCTAAACATGTCCTTTCAGAAAAAATGTTTGGTGTATTTTCTCATCATATTAATAAGAAAAATGTTAATCTTTTAAGAGGGTTTGATGATGAATTTTATGTTCCCCATTCAAGATATACAGAAGTTAAGAAAGAAGATATAGAAAAGGTTTCTGAACTTACTATTTTAGCTGAATCTGATGAAGCTGGAGTATATATTATAGCTTCTAAAAGTGGTAGACAAATATTTGTAACAGGGCATTCGGAGTATGATGCAAATACACTAAAATTTGAATATGATAGAGATATAAATTTGGGGGAAGATATTAAAATACCTAAAAACTATTTTAAAAATGATAATCCAGAAAATGAGCCAGTTGTTAAGTGGAGAGGACATGGAAATTTATTATTTTCTAATTGGTTGAATTATTATGTGTATCAGGAAACTCCATATTCTTACGTAGAATAA
- a CDS encoding O-acetylhomoserine aminocarboxypropyltransferase/cysteine synthase family protein: protein MTKKWGEGTICVQGGYNPKPGEPRVLPIVQSTTYKYSDPDHVAKLFDLVEEGHMYSRISNPTVEAYEKKIASLEGGVGALAVASGQSATTLALLNICKNGDHIVASSTIYGGTFNLLSSTFKKFGIEVTFVNPDASEEDILKEFKDNTKVIFGETLGNPGLNILDFDKFSSIAQKKKVPFIVDNTLATTCICKPLDLGANIVIYASTKYIEGHANSVGGVIVDGGNFDWNNGKFKELVEPDQSYHGIKYVETFGNAAYIVKARVQLLRDIGTCFSPFNAFLTNLGLETLHLRMERHCSNALKLAKFLKQHDKVSWINYPGLEDNSNYEAFKKYFSKGASGILTFGIKGGAEVGSEFIRKLKLATLVVHVGDARTCVLQPSTTTHRQLTEEQQIASGVYPDLIRVSVGIEESADIIDDFEQALSQL, encoded by the coding sequence ATGACAAAAAAATGGGGCGAAGGAACAATATGTGTTCAAGGAGGTTATAATCCAAAGCCAGGAGAACCAAGAGTACTTCCTATAGTACAAAGTACAACATACAAATATAGTGATCCTGATCATGTAGCAAAATTATTTGATTTAGTTGAAGAGGGGCACATGTATTCAAGGATAAGTAATCCAACAGTAGAAGCTTATGAGAAAAAAATAGCTAGTTTAGAAGGTGGAGTTGGAGCTTTAGCAGTTGCATCTGGTCAATCAGCCACCACATTAGCTTTATTAAACATTTGTAAAAATGGAGATCATATAGTAGCATCTTCTACTATATATGGAGGAACTTTTAACTTACTTTCATCAACATTTAAGAAATTTGGAATAGAAGTTACATTTGTAAATCCAGATGCAAGTGAAGAAGATATATTAAAAGAATTTAAGGATAATACAAAAGTAATTTTTGGAGAAACGTTAGGAAATCCAGGATTGAATATATTAGATTTTGACAAATTTTCATCAATTGCACAAAAAAAGAAAGTTCCTTTTATTGTAGATAATACATTAGCTACAACATGTATATGTAAACCCTTAGATTTAGGTGCTAATATAGTGATTTATGCATCGACTAAATATATAGAAGGGCATGCTAATAGTGTTGGAGGAGTTATAGTAGATGGAGGAAATTTTGATTGGAATAATGGGAAGTTTAAAGAATTAGTAGAACCAGACCAAAGTTATCATGGAATTAAGTATGTAGAAACTTTCGGAAATGCTGCATATATAGTGAAAGCTAGAGTACAACTATTGAGAGATATAGGAACTTGCTTTAGTCCATTTAATGCATTTTTAACAAATTTAGGTTTAGAAACTCTTCATTTGAGAATGGAAAGACACTGCAGTAATGCTTTAAAGTTAGCTAAATTTTTAAAACAACATGATAAAGTTAGTTGGATTAACTATCCTGGGCTTGAAGACAACTCTAATTATGAAGCTTTTAAAAAATACTTTTCAAAGGGAGCTAGTGGAATTCTAACTTTTGGAATAAAAGGAGGAGCAGAAGTAGGAAGTGAGTTTATAAGAAAACTTAAGTTAGCTACTTTAGTTGTCCATGTAGGAGATGCTAGAACTTGTGTATTGCAACCATCTACTACAACTCATAGACAACTTACAGAGGAGCAGCAAATTGCTTCTGGAGTTTACCCGGATTTAATAAGAGTATCTGTGGGTATAGAAGAATCAGCGGATATTATTGATGATTTTGAGCAAGCTCTTTCACAGCTTTAA
- the addA gene encoding helicase-exonuclease AddAB subunit AddA, with the protein MGDVKWTEEQRAAVETHGCNLLVAAGAGSGKTAVLVERIIKMITHPTKSIDIDRLLVVTFTNAAASEMKERIAKAIGKELKKHSKSKQLQRQLTLLNRASITTMHSFCLEVIRNNFHCIDIDPNFRIGDDTETILLKTETLEQMFEEAYEDDNCTIEFLKLVEFYCGNRDDLTIQNLILDLYNFAMSAPYPKQLLNEMAEDFNVDENYKFSDSKWARVLMEDIRIELQGLYNSMEDALNVIRETNGLEPYEESFYNEVNMIQDLILACKGTWDNLYDEFTKVSFEKLKACKKCEFKEIQERVKDTRNKAKKSISSLKEQVVLYGSYDTTLDLIELYPIMRKLSDLVIEFMERYSSAKRERGIIDFNDFEHFCLHILTEKNEDGEIVFTKEASRLREKYQEILVDEYQDSNDVQEAIVNAIARKDEETGRSNNVFMVGDVKQSIYRFRQARPEIFLEKYNAYDGEEGDVERKITLFKNFRSRREIISAVNFIFKQIMSVNIGELEYDDEEALNLGADYPKCSDENVIIGGNVELHILEKDSRLDEEAIEEDTEEVVDNIQMEAKMVVKRINELVSSTEGEEFKIFDKDLGEYRKVQYKDIVILLRSTANWATVFMEELKENLIPSYADTGSGYFETLEIKTMLSLLQIIDNPRQDIPLIAVMRSPIASFTPEELIDIRIKDKDKEFYEALKKFSTEENNSLGEKCSEFLEKLSMWREKAVHIPIDEFLWYLYTHTGYYAYVGAMAGGVQRQANLRILFQRARQYDKTSYKGLFNFINFIDKLRISSGDMGSAKILGENENVVRIMSIHKSKGLEFPVVFLCGLGKGFNMQDLSKKVLFHRELGYGPDFVDIEKRITYQTVLKQSLKKKIKMETLSEEMRILYVAFTRAKEKLIMTGAVKDVKKSIQRWSYAINRSENKLPEYEMLSAKNYLDWICPAVIRHEDTREFRKEADIRENNNFIQDDSKWQVNLYKRQDIVINKKDKGVSEESLNLDEIGKNSKYHHEIKRRLEWEYEYTDISKLPTLITVTELKRMKEAELYEDYSQNVYSPRLVKKPLFLEKNKKLTGAEKGTAVHAVMQKLNYNKPLNKEEIKSQIKGMVDKELITFEQGESVDINKVIKFFESGIGKRLIKSKKVYREIPFHMLLSVSDVYKNIPKDKYDNESIMLQGIIDCYFEEENGIVLIDYKTDYIKDGDIESIKQKYKSQVEYYERAIVEITGKKVKEKYLYLFYNDSEVMV; encoded by the coding sequence ATGGGAGATGTAAAATGGACTGAAGAACAGAGAGCAGCTGTTGAAACTCATGGGTGCAACTTACTTGTAGCGGCTGGTGCGGGTTCAGGTAAAACAGCGGTTCTTGTAGAAAGAATAATAAAAATGATAACTCATCCTACTAAATCTATTGATATAGATAGATTATTGGTTGTAACTTTTACAAATGCAGCTGCATCTGAAATGAAAGAAAGAATAGCAAAAGCTATTGGAAAAGAACTTAAAAAACATTCAAAATCAAAACAGCTACAAAGGCAGCTTACTCTTTTGAATAGAGCTAGTATAACAACAATGCACTCCTTTTGTCTTGAAGTCATAAGAAATAATTTTCATTGTATAGATATTGATCCTAACTTTAGAATTGGTGATGATACAGAAACTATTCTTTTAAAGACAGAAACTCTAGAGCAGATGTTTGAAGAAGCTTATGAGGATGATAATTGTACCATTGAGTTTTTAAAACTTGTGGAATTTTATTGTGGAAATAGAGACGATTTAACTATTCAAAATTTAATTCTTGATCTTTATAATTTTGCAATGAGTGCACCTTATCCTAAACAACTTTTGAATGAAATGGCTGAGGATTTTAATGTGGATGAAAATTATAAGTTTTCAGATTCTAAATGGGCAAGGGTTTTAATGGAAGATATAAGAATAGAGCTTCAAGGGTTATATAATTCAATGGAGGATGCTTTAAATGTTATAAGAGAGACTAATGGCTTAGAACCTTATGAAGAGAGTTTTTATAATGAAGTTAATATGATACAAGATTTGATTTTAGCTTGTAAAGGTACTTGGGATAATCTATATGATGAATTCACAAAAGTTAGCTTTGAAAAATTAAAAGCGTGTAAGAAATGTGAATTTAAAGAGATACAAGAAAGAGTTAAAGATACAAGAAATAAGGCTAAAAAGAGTATTTCTTCTTTAAAAGAACAGGTTGTTTTATATGGAAGTTATGATACAACCCTTGATTTAATAGAACTTTATCCTATAATGAGAAAACTTTCTGATTTAGTTATAGAGTTTATGGAGAGGTATTCATCTGCTAAGAGAGAAAGAGGAATAATTGATTTTAATGACTTTGAGCATTTTTGTTTGCATATACTTACAGAGAAAAATGAAGATGGAGAAATAGTTTTCACTAAAGAGGCATCAAGGCTTAGAGAAAAATATCAGGAAATATTAGTAGATGAGTATCAAGACAGTAACGATGTTCAAGAAGCCATTGTAAATGCCATAGCTAGAAAAGATGAGGAAACAGGACGTAGTAATAATGTGTTCATGGTTGGAGATGTAAAGCAGAGTATATATAGATTCAGGCAAGCAAGACCAGAAATATTTCTTGAGAAATATAATGCTTATGATGGTGAAGAAGGAGATGTAGAAAGAAAAATAACTTTATTTAAAAACTTTAGAAGTAGAAGAGAAATAATAAGTGCGGTAAATTTTATTTTTAAACAGATAATGTCTGTAAATATTGGTGAGCTTGAATATGATGATGAGGAAGCTTTAAATTTAGGAGCAGATTATCCTAAATGTAGTGATGAAAATGTGATAATAGGTGGTAATGTGGAACTTCATATATTAGAAAAAGATAGTAGATTAGATGAAGAAGCTATAGAAGAGGATACAGAAGAAGTTGTAGATAATATACAAATGGAAGCAAAAATGGTTGTGAAAAGAATAAATGAACTTGTAAGTTCTACTGAGGGAGAAGAATTTAAGATTTTTGATAAAGATTTAGGAGAATACAGGAAGGTTCAATATAAGGATATAGTTATACTTTTAAGAAGTACAGCTAATTGGGCAACTGTGTTTATGGAGGAGTTAAAAGAAAATTTAATACCTTCATATGCTGATACAGGAAGTGGTTATTTTGAAACATTAGAAATTAAAACAATGCTATCACTTCTTCAAATAATAGATAATCCAAGACAGGATATACCACTTATTGCTGTGATGCGTTCACCTATAGCTTCTTTTACACCAGAAGAACTTATAGATATAAGAATAAAGGATAAAGATAAAGAATTTTATGAGGCATTAAAGAAATTTTCTACTGAAGAAAATAACAGCTTAGGGGAAAAATGCAGCGAGTTTTTAGAAAAGTTGTCTATGTGGAGAGAAAAAGCGGTACATATACCGATAGATGAATTTTTATGGTACCTATACACACATACTGGATACTATGCTTATGTAGGGGCTATGGCTGGAGGAGTCCAAAGACAAGCTAACCTTAGAATACTCTTTCAAAGAGCAAGGCAGTATGACAAAACTAGTTACAAAGGATTATTTAATTTTATAAATTTTATAGATAAGCTAAGAATAAGTAGTGGAGATATGGGAAGTGCAAAGATACTTGGTGAGAACGAAAATGTAGTTAGAATAATGAGTATTCATAAAAGTAAAGGGTTAGAGTTTCCAGTAGTATTTTTATGTGGACTTGGAAAAGGATTTAACATGCAGGATTTAAGTAAAAAAGTTCTTTTTCATAGAGAACTTGGATATGGTCCTGATTTTGTGGATATAGAGAAGCGAATTACTTATCAAACAGTTTTAAAACAGTCTCTTAAGAAAAAAATAAAAATGGAGACATTATCTGAAGAAATGAGAATACTTTATGTTGCTTTTACTAGAGCTAAAGAAAAGTTAATAATGACAGGTGCAGTAAAAGATGTTAAGAAATCTATTCAAAGATGGTCTTATGCTATTAATAGAAGTGAAAATAAGCTGCCAGAATATGAAATGTTAAGTGCTAAGAACTATCTTGACTGGATTTGTCCAGCAGTAATTAGACATGAGGATACAAGAGAGTTTAGAAAAGAAGCAGATATAAGAGAGAATAATAATTTTATACAGGATGATTCAAAATGGCAAGTGAATTTGTATAAAAGACAAGATATAGTAATTAATAAAAAAGATAAAGGTGTTTCAGAAGAAAGTTTAAACTTAGATGAAATAGGAAAAAATAGCAAATATCATCATGAAATAAAAAGAAGATTGGAATGGGAGTATGAATATACAGATATATCTAAACTTCCAACACTGATTACTGTTACAGAACTTAAAAGGATGAAGGAAGCAGAACTCTATGAGGATTACTCTCAAAATGTTTATTCCCCAAGGTTGGTTAAAAAACCTTTATTTTTAGAAAAAAACAAAAAACTTACTGGAGCAGAGAAAGGTACTGCTGTTCATGCTGTTATGCAAAAGTTAAATTACAATAAACCATTAAATAAAGAAGAAATAAAATCTCAAATAAAAGGTATGGTAGATAAGGAGCTTATTACATTTGAACAAGGAGAAAGTGTGGATATAAATAAGGTAATAAAGTTCTTTGAATCAGGTATTGGTAAGAGACTTATAAAATCTAAGAAAGTATACAGAGAGATTCCTTTTCATATGCTATTAAGTGTGTCAGATGTATATAAAAATATTCCAAAGGATAAATATGATAATGAATCTATTATGCTTCAGGGAATAATAGACTGTTATTTTGAGGAGGAAAACGGAATAGTTCTTATAGATTATAAAACAGATTATATCAAAGATGGAGATATAGAGAGTATAAAACAAAAGTATAAATCACAGGTAGAGTACTATGAAAGAGCTATTGTAGAGATAACAGGAAAGAAAGTTAAAGAAAAATATTTATATTTGTTTTATAATGATAGTGAAGTTATGGTATAG
- the addB gene encoding helicase-exonuclease AddAB subunit AddB: MGLRFIYGRSGSGKSYYCIEQIKKKLRNGVENPLILIVPEQYSFQAERNLVEIIKGTGIINVEVLSFERLAYKVFNEVGGATRKHMDSAGKCMLIFNIIDKMKNQLKIFAAASNQQGFVNTISDMITELKRYDVTPGELEENLKHMEDDEFLKDKIEDISKIFYEFEETLHKNYIDNEDDLTMLYEKIDDYNKLNEAEIWLDEFNSFTPQQYKVIEKLIKKAKKVNITLCMDYGKEFDATDVFASIKSTENRILEILKQNNLAIEKPVILKSSKLDRFGENEEIRFLEENFFKYPYKTYNNKTQSIEIIRGLNPYSEVENVAREIVEMVRDKGLKYRDIAVITRDLNSYEKIVKTIFYEYEIPCFIDKKKEIDDNPLIVLITSVIEIFNKNWSYESMFRYLKTGLMDLDKEEIDILENYVLAHGIRGKKKWQDKWLYGAVEVIEEVNLIKEKVIEPLVNLSDRLKGKRNAEGICGALYEFLCDVKAHETIEKWINKFKEEKNQELINEYSQIWNMVMELLDQIVEIFKDEIIPLKDFAKLLYIGFNEHKMGLIPTSLDEVLVSSVERVRSHKVKALYILGVNDGIFPAVSNKEGILTDADRNTLRKIGIELAEDTKSKAFQEQFLIYKTLTIPEKCLKVCYSVADYEGRAMRPSIIIARLKALFTDIAEKSDAIQECDDDRNLEYVSAKLPTFNKLVSVLRKDNEEVKESPLWSDVYRFFTESIDENDNEKVKREKKKWIGKCKTIFSAASYDNSINLIEKEKIRKLYGEKLYFSVSRLEKYEQCPFAYYVQYGLKAKERKLFKLNLPDMGTFMHSVIDEFSKIVDKNNISWGDITETLCTDTVNSIVDNKIKEESSSIFNSSPRYRYFTERLKRVLIKTILVIVEHMRRSGFQPIGYEVEFGEGGSYPPIVIELSNDEKVKLIGRIDRIDKLNMEGKEYYRIIDYKSGNKDFNLSEVYYGLQIQLLTYLDAILTNEEIKEKEPLLPGGILYFKIDDPIVKGNRELSDDEIENEIIKALKMKGLILADVDVIKEMDRKIEGNSLIIPARINKGGTLGKSSVGTEEQFRQLREHVKNNLVKTCEEMLKGNIKIRPFKTSKTDGCSFCMYSSVCQFDDVFDGNSYKILKDKKDDEVWKMLEQEFSDKEDKNEENGEVK; encoded by the coding sequence TTGGGTTTAAGATTCATTTATGGTCGTTCTGGAAGTGGGAAGAGCTATTATTGTATAGAACAAATAAAAAAGAAATTACGAAATGGTGTGGAGAATCCATTGATTTTAATTGTTCCAGAGCAGTATTCTTTTCAAGCGGAAAGGAATCTAGTTGAGATTATTAAAGGAACAGGAATTATAAATGTAGAAGTGCTAAGTTTTGAAAGACTTGCGTATAAGGTATTTAATGAGGTTGGTGGAGCTACCCGAAAACATATGGACTCTGCTGGAAAATGTATGTTGATTTTTAATATAATAGATAAGATGAAAAACCAACTTAAAATTTTTGCAGCAGCATCTAATCAGCAAGGATTCGTAAATACTATTTCAGATATGATAACTGAGCTTAAAAGATATGATGTAACTCCAGGTGAACTTGAGGAAAATTTAAAGCATATGGAGGATGATGAATTTTTAAAAGATAAAATTGAGGATATAAGTAAAATATTTTATGAATTTGAAGAAACCCTTCATAAAAACTACATAGATAATGAAGATGATTTAACTATGCTTTATGAGAAAATAGATGATTATAATAAACTTAACGAAGCAGAAATATGGTTAGATGAATTTAATTCTTTTACTCCTCAACAATATAAAGTAATAGAAAAGTTAATTAAAAAAGCGAAAAAAGTAAATATAACACTATGTATGGATTATGGAAAAGAGTTTGATGCGACAGATGTTTTTGCATCTATAAAAAGTACAGAAAACAGGATATTAGAAATTTTAAAACAAAATAATTTGGCTATAGAAAAGCCTGTAATTTTAAAAAGTAGTAAATTAGATAGGTTTGGGGAGAATGAAGAGATTAGATTTTTAGAAGAAAATTTTTTTAAATATCCTTATAAAACTTATAACAATAAAACACAAAGTATAGAGATTATAAGAGGACTAAACCCTTATTCAGAAGTAGAAAATGTAGCAAGAGAAATAGTAGAGATGGTTAGAGATAAAGGTTTAAAATACAGGGATATAGCAGTAATAACTAGGGACTTAAATTCTTATGAAAAAATAGTAAAAACTATATTCTATGAATATGAAATTCCATGTTTTATAGATAAGAAGAAAGAAATAGATGACAATCCGCTTATAGTTCTTATTACATCTGTAATTGAGATATTTAATAAAAATTGGTCTTATGAATCTATGTTTAGATATTTAAAAACTGGACTTATGGATTTGGATAAAGAAGAAATAGATATATTAGAAAATTATGTTTTAGCTCATGGTATAAGGGGAAAGAAAAAATGGCAAGATAAGTGGCTTTATGGTGCAGTAGAAGTTATAGAAGAAGTGAATTTAATAAAAGAAAAAGTAATTGAGCCTTTGGTTAATCTTTCTGATAGATTAAAGGGGAAGAGAAATGCAGAAGGAATATGTGGAGCTTTATATGAATTTTTGTGTGATGTAAAGGCTCATGAAACTATAGAAAAATGGATTAACAAATTTAAAGAAGAAAAAAACCAAGAGCTTATTAATGAATATAGCCAAATATGGAATATGGTGATGGAACTATTAGATCAAATTGTTGAAATTTTTAAAGATGAGATAATTCCACTAAAGGATTTTGCTAAGCTATTATATATTGGTTTTAATGAGCACAAGATGGGACTTATACCTACTTCACTTGATGAGGTGTTAGTTTCAAGTGTTGAAAGGGTTAGAAGTCATAAAGTAAAAGCTCTTTATATATTAGGAGTAAATGATGGCATTTTTCCTGCAGTATCTAATAAAGAAGGAATACTAACAGATGCTGATAGAAATACTTTAAGGAAGATTGGTATAGAACTTGCAGAAGATACAAAGTCAAAAGCCTTCCAAGAACAATTTTTAATATACAAAACCTTGACTATTCCAGAAAAATGTTTAAAGGTATGTTATTCTGTAGCTGATTATGAAGGAAGAGCTATGAGACCATCTATAATTATAGCTAGATTAAAAGCGCTTTTTACAGATATAGCTGAAAAAAGCGATGCAATACAAGAATGTGATGATGATAGAAATTTAGAGTATGTATCTGCAAAGTTACCTACATTTAATAAATTAGTTTCTGTTTTAAGAAAAGATAATGAAGAAGTAAAAGAGAGTCCTCTTTGGAGTGATGTATACAGATTCTTCACTGAAAGCATTGATGAAAATGATAATGAAAAAGTGAAGAGAGAAAAGAAAAAGTGGATAGGAAAGTGTAAAACTATTTTTTCAGCAGCATCTTATGATAACTCTATTAATTTAATAGAGAAAGAAAAAATAAGAAAACTATATGGAGAAAAACTTTATTTTTCAGTGTCAAGGTTAGAAAAATATGAGCAATGTCCTTTTGCTTATTATGTTCAATATGGATTAAAGGCTAAGGAAAGAAAGTTATTCAAGCTTAACTTGCCAGATATGGGTACGTTTATGCACAGTGTTATTGATGAGTTTTCCAAAATTGTGGATAAAAATAATATTAGTTGGGGAGATATTACGGAAACTTTGTGTACTGATACAGTAAATAGTATAGTAGACAATAAAATAAAAGAAGAGTCAAGTTCAATTTTTAATAGCTCTCCAAGATATAGGTATTTTACAGAAAGATTAAAAAGAGTTTTAATAAAAACTATTTTAGTTATAGTAGAACATATGAGAAGAAGTGGCTTTCAACCTATAGGTTATGAGGTGGAGTTTGGAGAAGGGGGAAGTTACCCGCCTATAGTTATTGAACTTTCAAACGATGAAAAGGTTAAACTTATTGGAAGAATAGATAGAATAGATAAACTTAATATGGAGGGGAAAGAATATTACAGAATTATTGATTATAAATCTGGAAATAAGGATTTTAATTTATCAGAGGTATATTATGGACTTCAAATTCAGCTCCTAACTTATTTAGATGCCATACTTACTAATGAGGAGATAAAGGAAAAAGAACCACTATTACCTGGAGGAATTTTATATTTTAAAATTGATGATCCGATAGTAAAAGGTAATAGAGAATTATCTGATGACGAAATAGAGAATGAGATAATAAAAGCACTTAAGATGAAGGGGCTTATTCTAGCTGATGTTGATGTAATAAAAGAAATGGATAGGAAAATTGAAGGAAATTCTTTAATAATTCCAGCTAGAATTAATAAGGGAGGCACCCTAGGAAAATCTTCTGTTGGTACAGAAGAGCAATTTAGACAATTAAGAGAGCATGTTAAGAATAATCTAGTAAAAACTTGTGAAGAAATGCTTAAAGGAAATATAAAGATAAGACCTTTTAAAACTTCTAAAACTGACGGATGTAGTTTTTGTATGTATTCTTCCGTATGTCAGTTTGATGATGTATTCGATGGAAATAGTTATAAGATATTAAAAGATAAAAAAGATGACGAAGTATGGAAGATGTTAGAACAAGAATTTAGTGATAAAGAAGATAAAAATGAAGAGAATGGGGAGGTGAAGTAA
- a CDS encoding H-type small acid-soluble spore protein → MDSKRVEQIINSSDNIDVYYKNTPVYLKEVDHKTNKVKVENLNTHKDFVVHVKTLNENYGMTQ, encoded by the coding sequence ATGGATTCTAAAAGAGTTGAACAAATAATAAACTCTAGTGATAATATAGATGTTTACTATAAAAACACCCCTGTATATCTTAAAGAAGTTGATCATAAAACTAATAAAGTTAAAGTAGAAAATTTGAATACTCATAAAGATTTTGTGGTTCATGTTAAAACTTTAAATGAAAATTATGGAATGACTCAATAA
- a CDS encoding LCP family protein yields MTKYKKKIKITIVSILICIVSIISYFIYSFEKNSHITDKNFINSSEGLDANMPGLQSIDGITNILLLGSDARTLDEKSRSDAIMILTIDDVHKNLKLTSIMRDSYVKIPGYGEEKINHSFAYGGTNLLLETIENNFSIKVDKYAIINFFAFQDLVDTVGGLDINVKPNEVTEINKYIQEVNGNKAHLLKESGLQHLDGQQTLSYSRIRHVGNGGYERTQRQRHVITLLIDKLKDTQVIKYPVLASQLIKYVKTNMDIGEILNYVYTAYKINNFNINQLQMPLTELSYGKEYRDKGWVLLMDKPQNAKILNDFIFEDKLYNRSDLDYASCKEAINSYLVQIDKSKDVKYTENLNSNNPQTKKESNKNSKNKYKYNEKNDDIYKKNKTENIKIGKDINNKNNTSSTSENKKKEDTHKTPKDPKPNSNTKDKENNNKDKENTSNNSDSSNQNNNSDTNKNDSTETSDN; encoded by the coding sequence ATGACTAAATATAAGAAAAAGATAAAAATTACTATTGTATCGATTTTAATCTGTATAGTATCTATAATTTCATATTTTATATATTCTTTTGAAAAAAATAGCCACATAACAGATAAAAACTTTATTAATTCCTCTGAAGGACTAGATGCAAATATGCCTGGATTGCAATCAATTGATGGTATAACAAACATTCTCTTACTTGGAAGTGATGCAAGAACTTTAGATGAAAAATCACGTTCTGATGCAATAATGATATTAACCATAGATGATGTTCATAAAAATCTTAAATTAACCTCTATTATGAGAGATAGTTATGTTAAAATACCCGGTTATGGAGAGGAAAAAATAAATCATTCTTTTGCTTATGGTGGTACTAACTTACTCTTAGAAACTATAGAAAATAATTTTAGTATAAAAGTCGATAAATACGCTATCATTAACTTTTTTGCATTTCAAGACTTAGTTGATACTGTTGGTGGACTAGATATCAACGTTAAGCCTAACGAAGTTACTGAAATAAACAAATACATACAAGAAGTAAATGGAAATAAAGCTCACTTACTTAAAGAATCGGGATTACAACATTTAGATGGTCAACAAACTCTTTCATATTCTCGAATAAGACATGTAGGAAATGGTGGATATGAAAGAACTCAAAGACAACGTCATGTAATCACCTTATTGATAGATAAACTAAAAGATACTCAAGTAATTAAATACCCAGTATTGGCTTCTCAGTTAATTAAATACGTAAAAACTAACATGGATATAGGAGAAATTTTAAATTATGTTTATACTGCTTATAAAATAAATAATTTCAACATAAATCAACTTCAAATGCCACTAACAGAACTAAGTTATGGTAAGGAATATAGAGATAAAGGTTGGGTTTTACTAATGGATAAACCTCAAAACGCGAAAATACTAAATGATTTTATTTTTGAAGATAAACTCTATAATCGCTCTGACTTAGATTACGCGTCTTGTAAAGAAGCAATAAATAGTTACTTAGTACAGATAGATAAATCAAAAGATGTTAAATATACTGAGAATTTAAATTCTAATAATCCACAAACTAAAAAAGAATCTAATAAAAATTCAAAAAATAAATATAAGTATAATGAAAAAAATGATGACATTTATAAAAAAAATAAAACAGAAAATATAAAAATAGGAAAAGATATAAATAATAAAAATAATACTTCTTCTACTTCAGAAAACAAGAAAAAAGAAGATACTCATAAGACTCCTAAAGACCCTAAGCCTAACTCAAACACTAAAGATAAGGAGAATAACAATAAAGATAAAGAAAACACTTCTAATAATAGTGATAGTAGTAATCAAAATAATAATTCAGATACTAATAAAAACGACTCCACTGAAACATCAGATAATTAG